TTGTGTTCCGGTTAATTTGATGATCTCTTCTGCAAATTCACGTATAGTAATTTCGTCAGGATTACCAATGTTTACCGGTTGATGATATGTGGTATGTAAAAGTCTGAAAATACCTTCAACCAAATCGTCTACGTAGCAGAATGATCTGGTTTGAGAACCATCGCCAAAAATTGTCAAATCTTCACCGCGTAATGCCTGACCGATGAATGCCGGTAAAACGCGTCCGTCATTCAACCGCATGCGAGGACCGTAAGTATTAAAAATTCGTACAATGCGCGTATCCAATCCATGAAAATTATGATATGCCATCACCATGGCTTCTTGAAATCTTTTTGCTTCATCATACACTCCGCGTGGTCCAATTGGATTGACATGTCCCCAATAAGATTCCGTTTGCGGATGCACTTGCGGATCACCATACACTTCTGATGTAGAAGCAATCATTAAGGTAGCATTTTTTGCCTTTGCAAGTCCCAAGCAATTGTGAATACCCAACGAACCAACTTTTAGAGTTTGAATTGGAATTTTCAGGTAATCAATTGGACTGGCCGGAGATGCAAAATGCAAAATGTAATTTAATTTTCCGGGAATGTGAATGAACTTTGTTACGTCATGATTGTAAAATTCAAAATTTTCCAGCGGAAAAAGATGTTCAATATTTTTAAGACGCCCCGTGATGAGGTTGTCCATAGCAATAACATGAAAACCTTCTTTCACAAAACGGTCACATAAATGCGAACCTAAAAAACCGGCAGCACCTGTAATCAATATTCTTTTCTTATCGTTGGTCATTAAGGTAAAATTGTTTTACGTCCAATACTTTCGTAATAGAAGCCTTTATCTTTCATTTCATCCAAATCAAATAAATTTCTGCCATCAAAAATTACCGGTTCATTCAGATTTTTTTTCATTAAATCAAAATCAGGATTTCTGAATGCAGACCACTCAGTTGCTATCATAAGTGCATCTGCTCCTTCAAGTGTTTGGTATTGTTCAGTTGCGAAAATTATTTTACCGTCATACAATGTTTTCACATTTTGCATGGCTTCAGGATCATACGCTGTAACACTTGCTCCTTTTGCCAGCAGTTGATCAATGATATAAAGTGATGGCGCTTCACGTATGTCGTCTGTATCAGGTTTGAATGCCAAACCCCACAGCGCAATTTTTTTTCCTTTTAGATTGCCAAAATAATTTTCAGCTTTTTCAACCAGACGAATTTTTTGTCCTTCATTTACATCTAGTACGGCAGATATAATTTTAAAATTGTGCCCTGCTTCTTTGCCTGATTTAACAAGTGCCTGTACATCTTTTGGAAAACAGCTTCCGCCAAAACCAATACCCGGGAATAAAAATCTTTTTCCAATGCGTGAATCAGATCCAATTCCTATGCGCACATCATCTACATCTGCTCCCACTTTTTCACAAAAATTGGCAATCTCATTCATGAACGTAATTTTAGTGGCCAGAAAAGAATTGGCGGCGTACTTTGTTAATTCAGCAGATTTTTCATCCATGAAAATGATCGGGTTTCCCTGACGCACAAATGGTTTATATAATTCACGCATTACATTTCTTGCTCTGTCTGAGCTGGTGCCAATTACCACACGATCAGGTTTCAGGAAATCATCTACTGCAAAACCCTCACGTAAAAATTCAGGATTTGACACCACATCAAAATCAACTTTAGCATGTTTTGCAATGGCTGCGCGAACTTTTTCAGCTGTACCTACGGGCACCGTTGATTTATCTACGATGACTTTATAGGATGTGATTTTTTTTCCAAGATCATCTGCAACACCAAGTACATATCTCAGATCAGCTGAACCATCTTCACCCGGAGGCGTAGGCAAAGCAAGAAAAATAATTTCTGCTTCTTTAATTGCTTCATCTAAACTGGTTGTAAAACTCAGACGATTTTCACGAATGTTTCTCTCAAAAATAACATCAAGATGAGGTTCGTAAATTGGTACTTCACCATCGCGCATCCGTTTGATTTTGTTTTGGTCAATATCAACGCAAATTACTTTGTTTCCTGTTTCGGCAAAACAAGTACCGGTTACAAGTCCAACATAGCCTGTTCCTACTACTGCAATTTTTTTCATGTGTTAAATAGATTGATGCAATTATTTAGAAGCAAGATAATCTTTCACTGAGTTGCAAATTAAATCAAGTTGTTCTGAGGTTAGCTCAGTATGCATAGGAAATGAGATAACTGTTTTGCACAAGTGATTAGTAACCGGAAAATTTTCGTGTTTAAAATTTTCAGGCCCGTATGCTTGTTGGGTGTGAATAGGCACCGGATAATAGATCATGGCAGGCACACCTTTTTTCTGTAATGCTTCTTGCATTTCAAATTGGTTGATGCCATCAATCTGCAAAGTGTATTGATGAAAAACGTGAGTTGAATTTTTTGCTCTTGCCGGAATTTTCACACCCGGAATTTGTTTGAAAAAATTGTCATAATGTGCAGCTGCCTGATTTCTGCGTGATGCGTAGGCATCCAGTTGTCTAAGTTTAATGCGTAGAATAGCAGCCTGAATGGAATCCAATCTTGAATTTACACCAATACGCTCATAGTAATATCTTTTACCCATGCCGTGATTGACAATAGAGCGCATGAGGCCTGCCAGCTCATCGTTATTGGTAAAAATGGCACCACCATCACCGTAACATCCTAAATTTTTTGAAGGGAAAAAAGAGGTTGTACCAATATCACCCATGCAGCCGGCTTTTACTTTTTTTCCGTTGCTAAACGTGTATTCGGCTCCAATAGCCTGCGCAGTATCTTCAACAACAGCAATATTGTGTTCTGCTGCAAGTTTGAGTATGGGTTCCATGTCCGCACATTGTCCAAATAAATGTACCGGAATGATCGCTTTTGTTTTTGGTGTTATGGCTTTTTTAATAGCATCAACTGAAATGTTCATGGTGTCAGCATCTACATCCACAATGATGGGTTTCAATCTTAAAAGACCAACTACTTCAACTGTTGCGGCAAAGGTGAAATCAGATGTGATTACTTCATCACCGGGTTGCAAGTCAAGTGCCATAAGCGCAATCTGAATGGCATCAGTTCCGTTAGCGCAAGGAATCACATGTTTAACACCAAGATATTTTTCAAGATCAATTTGAAAATCTTTTACTTCTGGTCCGTTGATGAATGTGGCAGTTTGAATGACCTGATGAATGGCCTGATCAACTTCAGTTTTGATGGCTTCGTATTGCGACACGAGATCCACCATTTGAATTGGTTTCATGCGTTTAAAGTTTTCGTTTTTTCCTAACTGATTCGGATAAAAATCTGAATCGGTAAATTTCTTCCGCAATTGGCGGTTTGATTCGTTTTCTAAAAATATCTGCGAATATAACCAATAATACGTGGTTTGAGACGTTTATTTGGTCAGGTTTTTTTAAGTTTGTGCCATGCAACGTCTGTTCTATCTCTTTTTTTTAATTCCTTTTTCACTTCATGCCCAGTTGAATGTGCGTGATTCATCTATCAATCAATTCTTCAGCGGAGTTAATTATAAGTTTAACTTGACTGCAGGTGATGTGGCTGACCGCTGGGGTTTTAACAGTCTTGTTGGTGGTGATATTCAATATAAATTCAAGTCTGGTTTGACCATGGGTTTTGATGGTGGGTTTATTTTTGGAAATCAACTGAAAGATTCAACCATATTTGATGGGGTATATAATTCGTATGGAACTATTACCGGAATGACAGGAGAGCCGGCGATTGTATTATTTCTGATGCGTGGTGCAAGTGCAAATTTTTCAGTTGGATATCTTTTTAATAAGCTTGGTCATAACCCCAACAGTGGTTTGTGGATCAATATTGGCGCAGGTTACCTGATGCATAAAATACGCATTGAAAGTATTTATGATGTGGTGCCGCAATTGGAAAGTGATTATATGAAAGGGTATGATCATTTAACCATGGGCTTTGCTACCAAACAATTCATTGGATACTTGTACCAGGCCAATTACCGATTCTTGAATTTTTATGCCGGACTTGAATTTATCCAAGGCTTTACCTACAGTCAACGCAGTTATCTTTTTGATTTGGAAGGACCTGATCCGGGTATGAAACTTGATTTTTTTCACAGCGTTAAATTCGGTTGGATGATTCCAATTTACAAAAGACAGGCAGACGAAATATTCTACGATTAATGAAAGTATTTTATTCCATTGGCGTTTGGACTTATACCTTGATGGTACATGTTTTCGCGTTATGGAACGTGAAAGCCCGCAAATGGGTGAGGGGCAGACATGAATCTTGGAAAAAAGTTGAAACATTTTGCCGTGATAAACGTGACAGAACTGTGCCGCTCTATTGGTTTCATTGCGCAAGTTTGGGTGAATTTGAACAGGCGCGCCCTGTTATTGAAGCCATGAAATATGAATCAAAATGTCAAATTGCCATCAGTTTTTTTTCTCCATCAGGGTATGAAATAAGAAGGAATTATGAATTGGCTGATTTGATTTTTTATCTGCCAACTGATTCTGTAAAAAACGCTAAAAGATTATTGGTCATGCTGCATCCTTCACGTATATTTTTTGTGAAGTATGAATTTTGGGCAAACTATATTCTCACTGCATCTAGGCATAAAGTACCTTTCTATTCTATTTGTGCTGTGTTCAGAGAAAAACAGATTTTTTTTACATGGTATGGCTCATACATGCGCAAAGTTTTAAAGGCGGTTACTGCTATTTTTGTGCAAGATGATGCATCAAAAGAATTGTTATCAAAAATTGGAATTCAATCTTTTGTTTCAGGTGATACACGATATGATCGGGTGATGAAAAATTCACGCGCAGCAAAAAGATTTGAGTTGATTGACCGATTTGCTGAGGGGCATCGTATTTTTGTTTGTGGATCATTGTGGAGTCCTGATTTGAATGCGGTTTCTACCGGTCTGAATAATTTGGGAAAAGGATGGAAAATCATACTGACTACTCATGAAATTCACGAGTCGGAATTGCGCATGGCTGAATCATTTTTCAAGAATAAAAAATTGGTGAGATATTCACAGCTCACGGAAAAAAATTTGGATGCTGAAATTCTTTTGATTGATAATATTGGCATGTTGATGCATGTGTATGGTTATGCTGATCTTGCTTATGTTGGTGGAGCTTTTAAAACAGGACTTCATAATATTTTAGAGCCTGCCGCGTTTGGTTTGCCGGTTATTTTTGGACCTCACCATGCAAAATATCCTGAGGCAGAATTATTCATTCGTAACGGAATTGGTTTTTCTGTTTCTGATGCGATGTCGTTTGAAAACACCTTGCAAAGTTTGATCAAAACTGATTTGCGTGATCAGGTTACCACCTTTATGCAATCACAAACCGGGGCAACTGAAAAAATTTTGCACCGGGTTTCGTTTGGCGGTTAGCGCTTCTGAACATGGGTTTATTTTAATACCTTTACACCATGAATAAACCAATCGGAATTTTTGATTCAGGTATCGGTGGGCTCACGGTTGCAAAGGCTATTGCTGATGCACTACCCAACGAAACCATCATTTATTTTGGTGATACCGCCCACTTACCTTATGGTGATAAATCAAAAGAATCTATCATCATGTATTCAAAACGCATTACCGGATTTCTTCTTGCAAAAGGATGCAAAGCCATTGTAATTGCATGTAATACTGCCTCAGCTCATGCTTATGCTGATTTGAAAAAGTTTTATCCCAAAGTTCCAATCATTAACGTGATTGATCCAACGGTTGAATATTGTTTATCAAAATATAAAAAAGGAAAAATTGGTGTGATAGCAACACGTGGAACAATCAAGTCACGTATTTATCCACGAAAATTAAACAAGGCAAATCCCGCTCTTGAAGTCCCGCAAACAGCAACGCCTCTTTTAGCTCCCATGATTGAGGAAGGATTTTTTAATAATAAAATTTCAAAAACTATTATTCACTCGTATCTCACAACCAAAAACTTTGAAAAAATTGATGCGCTTATTCTTGCTTGTACTCATTATCCTTTAATTAAAAAAGAAGTGACTGCCTACTTTAAACGGCCGGTAGAAGTGATTGATTCAGCAACTGTGGTAGCAGATTATACCCGTAAGACATTAAAAGAACTGAATTTACTCAACAAGAAAAAAGGTGGAAAAAATTTGTTTTTCATTTCTGATTATACTGAATCATTTGAAGAAACTTCTAAACTATTTTTCGGCAACGTGATTGAATTAAAAGAAGAACGTATTTGGGATTAAAATTAATTGTCCTGCTCTAACGGTTTGGGCAAAAGTTGTGCCTTAGAACTAACTTCACGAGCCGAAACTTTACCGAATGCTTTTTAGGTTGTTTTATCATTTAATACCATTAGCTATTAAAAAAAGGGCGGTTTATAAAAAAAAAATTGCCAATTTTTTTTTCCTAAATAAAATAAAAAAAAATGTAAAATTTATATATTGAGGTATGGCAAATGCACTCTCTTACGGTGAAAGAATCGCTTAAGGACTTAAGAAGTCTCTTAAAAAATCTGCAGACCACACGGTCCGAAAATAAAAATGCTTATTGAGATCAAGCGTTCTGATCGGCCTTAGGCAAGAATGATAGGGGGAACTGATAGGTGTAAATCACAACAGTATTCAGACATGGCGGACTAAATATCAAAAAGGGCGGTATATCCGAATTATTAAAGGATGGTAGAATTGGATTTAAGCCCTCCATAATAAGTAAGTCTGTGCATAAGAAAATTAAATTGAAGCTTTGTTCAGGGGATGCCGCATTTTCAAGCTACAAACAATTACATGCGTGGGTGGAAAATAATTTTATTAAAGGAGTTAATTACAACAGCTTGCGTCATTATGTTAAAAGGCACTTTGGCGCATCGTTAAAAGTACCCCCAAAGAGTCATATTAAAAAGGATAAAGAAGCGGTTGCTACTTTTAAAAAACTTCAAACGAATCTGTAAAGACAAAGTAAAACCACTATTGGGATGCTATAAGCATTAATATATATGGGGGAGTCGATTTGGCACAAAACAGGGGGGGTTCTAACAGCCAAGGGGGTAAACCTTTGTACTTATCAACACAAATTCAAAACACATACCTATATGGAGCATCCCACCAAAGGGGGGAGCTTTTGTTGGCTGCCGTTAGTAACAATTGCTTTCAAATTTTATTCAAGAATTATCAAAGCGAATCCAAAAGAACTTAAACAATCGCTGACACGAGCCTCCCAAGGCAAAAAAATCATAAATATTTTTTCCTTTTCAAGAATTGGACCCAGAGTTCCTTTACCAAAACCGAAATTGGGCAAACCAGGTGGGGAGGGGAAAAAAAACCCCAAAAAGGTAAAGAAAATTTGTTCCTTCAAATATTTATTATGCTCTTTTTAGACTAAATTATATTGGCTAATGGTATAATATGGTCAAGTTAAACATTGTTTATGCAAAAAACACGCAAGAAACGACAATAAGATGTATATTTGTGTCAAAATAACACGCTATGCTGATAGAATTTAAATTCAGAAATTTTCTTTCATTCAAGGATGAAATGTCATTTCTAATGACAAATGTTAGGACATTTACCGAGCATCTGGATAAAAACATTATTGTTACCGGAAAAGAATTTGATCTTTTAAAATCTGCTGCGGTATACGGAATGAACGCTGCTGGGAAGAGTAATTTTGTGTCAGCACTTTCTTTTATGGTGATGCGTGTGCATGAGTCATTTTCAGATTCGCTGAAGAAGGAGAGTGATAGACCAACTCCAGATTATTACTTCAAGCTAAACTCCAAAACTGAAAAGGAACCATCTATGTTTGAGATCTCCTTTTTGTACAATGATAACATATATCGTTATGGTTTTGAAATTAAAGGTTTTGAAATAATAAAGGAATGGCTATTTAGAAAAAAAGAGAGAGAAATTCTGTTGTTTCAGCGCTCAAAGATGTCTTTTGAAATTAATGCAAATTCATTCAAAGAGGGATTGAAGTTCAAAAAGGAGGTTAATGAGAATGTTTTGTTTTTAAGTCATCTAGCGCAAAACAATCAGAAAATTTCCAAAGAAATTGTAGGATGGTTTAAGGGTGTAAATGCTATCAATAGTTTGACGGATGACCATTACTCAACATTCACAAAGCACTTGATGAAAACTGATCCTATTTTTAAAAAATGGATTTCGAGTGCCTTGAAGTTTCTTGAAATTTCTGATGTTGAAGCTGGAGAAGATGAGGGAGAAATAATCACATATCATAACAAGTACGATGAAAATAACCTTTTAGTGGAGTCCGTTCCATTTTCCATTGAAAAGAATGAATCTTCCGGTACAGTCAAATTGATCTATTTGCTCGGACCACTATTTCATACATTGAGAAACGGACATGTACTTTTTATTGATGAGTTTGATGTGAAACTTCATGTGCAATTGACAAGGAAATTGATGAAGTTGTTTAATGAATTTAGTCAGAATGGCGCTCAAATCATTTTTACAGGCCACGATACCAACTTAATGGATAAGAATTTGGTAAGGAGAGATCAAATTTGGTTCGTTTCAAAAGATCAATACGGCGCCTCTGAAATGTATTCACTATCTGAATTCAACTCAGATGTAGTTCGGAAAGGGGCTTCATATGATAAATACTATCTGGAGAATAAATTCGGCGCTGCAGAAGCATTCGAAATAAATGATGAATTAACTAATGCTCTTTATGGCAAATAAAAAGAATAGGGAACGCCGTGACCCTGCCTATCAAAGAGAGCAAGGAAAAAGAGAAGCATATAAAAAGCCCGAAAGAAAGATTACCTTTAGTATGAGTTTGCATATTAAAGGAGAGGGCGAGACAGAAAAAGAATGGGAGACACTTGGATTACTTTCTCAGCTTTATATTCGAATGAAACAATGTGGTCAACTATCAATTCACCAGATAAAGCAGAATAAATGGATAAAGGAATATCATAAAGTTACGTTCCCCCCTAAATCTGGATTTAAAGAACCTAAACATGTAACAGGTGTTACTTGGGCTGTTATGCATATTACCAACAATAGCAAAGAAGTCGTAGTTGGATTTGTAGAAAATGATATCTTCTACATCGTATTCTTTGATAAGGAGCACAAATTTTGGCCAACAGAGAAAAAGAGCACCTAAGTCAATTAAAACAAAAATCAAATCAATTAATAAATTATTTATGCGCATTTATATTTCAACACTTATTTTATCACTTCTCTTTATTTCTTGTAATGGTGAAAATAAATTATCAGATGAAGATCAGATAGAGAAAAATGTGAGAGAATATTTTTTTATGGGTGATTCAGTTAGTCTTGAGGTGACTTTAACTGATACCATTTTTGTTGACGAATTGGATGCTATGATCACCAATGCAGAGGACAATAACAGACTAATATCTGCAGAGATTGACACTCTACAATCACTGGTTGATATGTGGAATTATAGTGCACTTGATTTTGAAAAAAATAATCAAACAGATTCAGCAAGTATAGCAAAAATTAAAGCACTGGAGTATACCTTAAAATTGCGCGATACGGAGTTTCATCAAGCCGCATTAGCTCAAAGCGTACGCATTTTTATGCGGTTAAAACGCAGTACCTGGGCAAACATCACCGGCTTTGAAGCCAACGTGCATTATGAGCTTGAAGATGAATCAAACGATATCATCATTCTCATGGATGCTAACTATGAAGTGGTAGATTAATTTTTTTCCGTGTTGTGGGTAGGCGCAGGTCGCGACCTGCGCCTACCCACAACGCAAGAGATTTACCCCATACAAACCGCCTGTTCTTGCGGTGTTTCAAAAAATATTTTATCCCCTTGCAACCCTTTTGCAACTGTTTTCATCAGTAGGAAAAATTGATTGATGTTCAGCATTCATTTTTCCGGAATTTGAAATCTGATCATCCATTAAAAATTAAAAACTACTTAATGCTTTAAATATATTATTATGAAAAATGCTCTCATCATTCTGTCATCCATTTTACTGGTTGCAGCTTGTCATGACAAGGTAACTAATAAGTACATGAGTTGTGTGCCTGTGTATACTGATTATGAAACTTTCAGACAACCGGCTCAATTTCTTGCTCCGCAAACTATTTCAAACAATGGTTCAATTTATATCAAAAATCAATACCTGTTTTTAGTTGAGCCTGATAAAGGAATTCATTTCATTGACAATAACAATCCTTCATCACCGGTGAATCTTGGATTTTTAAATCTAATGGGTTGCACCGGCATGTCAATCAATGGAAATTTTCTGTATGCAAATTCTTTTATTGATTTAGTTGTTTTTGATATCGCTTCTATAACTAATCCAACTGAAATTGCCCGAATGAAAGATGAGTTTCCACAGGCTGTTCCGGTGGTTGAGAAAAATTATCCAATGGCTCCAATTGATAAAAATTTGGGTGTAGTTACTTCATGGAAATATGAAAAAGTAAAAGAAGAATCTAATTCAGTTCCTATCTGGCAAAATTGTATGAATTGTGAAGAAATTGCCATCACCAGTTTTGATACACAAAATCAATCAGGCGGAACAGGAATTTCAGGATCAATTACAAAACTTACCATTGTTGGAGATTATTTATACGTGGTTGATTACGGACAAATCAAACCATTCAATATTGCCAATCCTAATTCACCGGTTGCGCATACAGCTGTTGATACTTGGCGAGATGTTGAAACACTTTTTCCGTACAATAATTATTTGTTCATGGGTACAACTACGGGTATGTTAATTTATAATACCACTAATCCTTCGGTGCCTGAATATGTGAGTTCTGTTA
This genomic stretch from Crocinitomicaceae bacterium harbors:
- a CDS encoding SDR family oxidoreductase; amino-acid sequence: MTNDKKRILITGAAGFLGSHLCDRFVKEGFHVIAMDNLITGRLKNIEHLFPLENFEFYNHDVTKFIHIPGKLNYILHFASPASPIDYLKIPIQTLKVGSLGIHNCLGLAKAKNATLMIASTSEVYGDPQVHPQTESYWGHVNPIGPRGVYDEAKRFQEAMVMAYHNFHGLDTRIVRIFNTYGPRMRLNDGRVLPAFIGQALRGEDLTIFGDGSQTRSFCYVDDLVEGIFRLLHTTYHQPVNIGNPDEITIREFAEEIIKLTGTQQKIVFKPLPENDPKQRQPDITLAKNLLGWEPKINRAEGLKRTYAYFKSLTPDELKEVDHHNFDKYIIK
- a CDS encoding UDP-glucose/GDP-mannose dehydrogenase family protein, giving the protein MKKIAVVGTGYVGLVTGTCFAETGNKVICVDIDQNKIKRMRDGEVPIYEPHLDVIFERNIRENRLSFTTSLDEAIKEAEIIFLALPTPPGEDGSADLRYVLGVADDLGKKITSYKVIVDKSTVPVGTAEKVRAAIAKHAKVDFDVVSNPEFLREGFAVDDFLKPDRVVIGTSSDRARNVMRELYKPFVRQGNPIIFMDEKSAELTKYAANSFLATKITFMNEIANFCEKVGADVDDVRIGIGSDSRIGKRFLFPGIGFGGSCFPKDVQALVKSGKEAGHNFKIISAVLDVNEGQKIRLVEKAENYFGNLKGKKIALWGLAFKPDTDDIREAPSLYIIDQLLAKGASVTAYDPEAMQNVKTLYDGKIIFATEQYQTLEGADALMIATEWSAFRNPDFDLMKKNLNEPVIFDGRNLFDLDEMKDKGFYYESIGRKTILP
- a CDS encoding DegT/DnrJ/EryC1/StrS family aminotransferase; the protein is MKPIQMVDLVSQYEAIKTEVDQAIHQVIQTATFINGPEVKDFQIDLEKYLGVKHVIPCANGTDAIQIALMALDLQPGDEVITSDFTFAATVEVVGLLRLKPIIVDVDADTMNISVDAIKKAITPKTKAIIPVHLFGQCADMEPILKLAAEHNIAVVEDTAQAIGAEYTFSNGKKVKAGCMGDIGTTSFFPSKNLGCYGDGGAIFTNNDELAGLMRSIVNHGMGKRYYYERIGVNSRLDSIQAAILRIKLRQLDAYASRRNQAAAHYDNFFKQIPGVKIPARAKNSTHVFHQYTLQIDGINQFEMQEALQKKGVPAMIYYPVPIHTQQAYGPENFKHENFPVTNHLCKTVISFPMHTELTSEQLDLICNSVKDYLASK
- a CDS encoding 3-deoxy-D-manno-octulosonic acid transferase; this translates as MKVFYSIGVWTYTLMVHVFALWNVKARKWVRGRHESWKKVETFCRDKRDRTVPLYWFHCASLGEFEQARPVIEAMKYESKCQIAISFFSPSGYEIRRNYELADLIFYLPTDSVKNAKRLLVMLHPSRIFFVKYEFWANYILTASRHKVPFYSICAVFREKQIFFTWYGSYMRKVLKAVTAIFVQDDASKELLSKIGIQSFVSGDTRYDRVMKNSRAAKRFELIDRFAEGHRIFVCGSLWSPDLNAVSTGLNNLGKGWKIILTTHEIHESELRMAESFFKNKKLVRYSQLTEKNLDAEILLIDNIGMLMHVYGYADLAYVGGAFKTGLHNILEPAAFGLPVIFGPHHAKYPEAELFIRNGIGFSVSDAMSFENTLQSLIKTDLRDQVTTFMQSQTGATEKILHRVSFGG
- a CDS encoding glutamate racemase, with the protein product MNKPIGIFDSGIGGLTVAKAIADALPNETIIYFGDTAHLPYGDKSKESIIMYSKRITGFLLAKGCKAIVIACNTASAHAYADLKKFYPKVPIINVIDPTVEYCLSKYKKGKIGVIATRGTIKSRIYPRKLNKANPALEVPQTATPLLAPMIEEGFFNNKISKTIIHSYLTTKNFEKIDALILACTHYPLIKKEVTAYFKRPVEVIDSATVVADYTRKTLKELNLLNKKKGGKNLFFISDYTESFEETSKLFFGNVIELKEERIWD
- a CDS encoding winged helix-turn-helix domain-containing protein, which translates into the protein MHKKIKLKLCSGDAAFSSYKQLHAWVENNFIKGVNYNSLRHYVKRHFGASLKVPPKSHIKKDKEAVATFKKLQTNL
- a CDS encoding ATP-binding protein, whose protein sequence is MLIEFKFRNFLSFKDEMSFLMTNVRTFTEHLDKNIIVTGKEFDLLKSAAVYGMNAAGKSNFVSALSFMVMRVHESFSDSLKKESDRPTPDYYFKLNSKTEKEPSMFEISFLYNDNIYRYGFEIKGFEIIKEWLFRKKEREILLFQRSKMSFEINANSFKEGLKFKKEVNENVLFLSHLAQNNQKISKEIVGWFKGVNAINSLTDDHYSTFTKHLMKTDPIFKKWISSALKFLEISDVEAGEDEGEIITYHNKYDENNLLVESVPFSIEKNESSGTVKLIYLLGPLFHTLRNGHVLFIDEFDVKLHVQLTRKLMKLFNEFSQNGAQIIFTGHDTNLMDKNLVRRDQIWFVSKDQYGASEMYSLSEFNSDVVRKGASYDKYYLENKFGAAEAFEINDELTNALYGK